AAGACGAGCACGAAGATGACGAACAGCGTCGCCATCATGTTCCCGAACATGAGTCGGCTCTCCTGGGTTGCGACGACCGCACCGAGCCCGCCAGCGCCGATGACACCGACGGTCACGGCGGACCGGACGTTGATCTCGAGGATGTAGAGCGTCCAGGCGATGAACGACGTTCGAACCTGGCTCAGCATCCCGAAGAACACGACCTGTGGTTTGCTTGCACCCGTCGTTCGCATCGCCTCGATCGGCCCCTGCTCGAGTTCCTCGAGTTCCTCGACGAACAGGCGACCGAGGTTCCCGATGGTGTTGAGCGCGATCGCGAGCGTCGCTGCGGCCGCACCGAGACCGACCAGGGCGACGAAGATGAGCGCCCAGACGATAGCCGGGATCGAGCGGATGAACGACATGATGGCGCGGAAGATCAGGTTGATCGGGAACGGCGTCACGCGTTCGGAGGCCAGCACGCTGAACAGCAGTGCCAGCGGGAAGCCAAGGATTGTTCCGACGACACCCATCGCGAGCGTCGTCCCGGCCTCTCCGAAGATGGTGAACATGCCGAGTTCTTCGAAGAAGAACGCGTAGTAGTCACCGAGATACGGTGGGAACTGGAAGATCAGTCGCCCGACCTCGGGGTCGTAGATGAGCTCGTTGCTCACGATGAACTCCCAGTAGGCGCCGACGTCGAGGAACGGAATGCCCGCATCGAGACCCGGAATCTCGTTGGTCGTAATAGGGAAGTAATCCCCCATTCGCTCGGCGAAGTGA
The DNA window shown above is from Natrialba magadii ATCC 43099 and carries:
- the phnE gene encoding phosphonate ABC transporter, permease protein PhnE is translated as MTDSQESRRSGTATEAETQSETESEPLPDGGVDKSKPLESASAGVNEQFENIRKTRRQRAIGWVVLTVSIVFVTIQGLVATEFFSDRTRFTWSHFAERMGDYFPITTNEIPGLDAGIPFLDVGAYWEFIVSNELIYDPEVGRLIFQFPPYLGDYYAFFFEELGMFTIFGEAGTTLAMGVVGTILGFPLALLFSVLASERVTPFPINLIFRAIMSFIRSIPAIVWALIFVALVGLGAAAATLAIALNTIGNLGRLFVEELEELEQGPIEAMRTTGASKPQVVFFGMLSQVRTSFIAWTLYILEINVRSAVTVGVIGAGGLGAVVATQESRLMFGNMMATLFVIFVLVFIVELFSQRLRARLRSDQEKQSIRELITGFPNRMADSLLR